The proteins below come from a single Aegilops tauschii subsp. strangulata cultivar AL8/78 chromosome 6, Aet v6.0, whole genome shotgun sequence genomic window:
- the LOC109758572 gene encoding uncharacterized protein, whose amino-acid sequence MSYFQATTCKPHTGLIVDRPITGLGKTCRLLPVPQYSLRPRPLGFRKLDKHIYPRLVLVAASHPRLTPVCASSGKGNPEIDNDPFMDHLKKAMADAKKPRPIQDVLKEKFTKLREQASGGGGGNGNRRGGNGGSGGPEDESFKESLDEVVQVILATVAFILVYIHIIRGEELYRLARDYTRYLVTGKRTARLKRSMQQWRSFSEKFMQNEGSQEERYERPAAAEPMWWQQPQKFVHLMEELCRGNWRPHAQKS is encoded by the exons ATGAGCTACTTCCAAGCTACAACTTGCAAGCCTCATACTGGGCTCATTGTGGACAGACCCATAACGGGTCTCGGGAAGACCTGCAGATTACTACCTGTTCCCCAGTATTCCCTACGGCCACGTCCTCTCGGATTTCGCAAGCTTGATAAGCATATCTACCCACGCCTTGTTCTTGTTGCTGCTAGCCACCCAAGGCTTACTCCTGTATGCGCCTCAAGTGGAAAAGGGAACCCTGAGATTGACAATGAT CCCTTTATGGATCATTTGAAGAAGGCAATGGCTGATGCAAAAAAGCCACGACCCATACAAGATGTGCTGAAAGAGAAATTCACCAAGCTGAGAGAACAAGCATCTGGTGGAGGTGGAGGGAATGGAAACAGGCGTGGAGGCAATGGTGGTTCCGGTGGCCCAGAAGATGAATCATTCAAGGAATCATTGGATGAAGTAGTCCAAGTTATCTTAGCAACTGTTGCTTTTATACTTGTG TACATCCATATTATCAGAGGGGAGGAGCTGTACCGTCTTGCGAGGGACTACACTAGATATCTGGTTACTGGTAAGCGAACTGCCCGGCTGAAGCGCTCCATGCAACAATGGCGCAGTTTCTCGGAGAAATTCATGCAAAACGAGGGCTCTCAAGAAGAGCGGTACGAAAGGCCAGCTGCTGCGGAACCCAtgtggtggcagcagcctcaaaaGTTTGTTCATCTTATGGAGGAGCTTTGCAGAGGGAACTGGCGTCCACATGCCCAGAAGTCTTAG